In a single window of the Podospora pseudocomata strain CBS 415.72m chromosome 2 map unlocalized CBS415.72m_2, whole genome shotgun sequence genome:
- the GSH1 gene encoding glutamate--cysteine ligase (EggNog:ENOG503NVBR; COG:H; BUSCO:EOG09261DGU) — protein sequence MGLLALGTALDWPEAKTKAHHVRAWGIKQLLEIWNKAKVKERDAMLWGDEVEYLVVTYSKDDPKVLLSLRQADILAALAGDKDLAKEVTPPASPGGTKPKDKYPSPVFHPEFGRFMLEATPGKPWGIDFKELLHVEPDMKLRRAIAKDHMLPNEYPITLTTFPRIGSPGVFTEPHYPVSGPKLRSQFVPDEIANPHIRFPTLAANIRSRRGRKVQVNVPVFRDENTPWPWKDPTVNYDLHNWPEDDDVRNGAAPDNFIHMDAMAFGMGSCCLQITFQAKNITEGRKMYDQLSPLGPILLALTAATPIYKGFLADTDVRWNQISKAVDDRTAEELGEKPLQNDRWRIPKSRYASNSTYISEDPRLREEYLDPNLVIDPEIKQQLLDGGMDDRLATHFAHLFIRDPIVIFNEDLEVLDLSKTDHFENIQSTNWQHMRFKPPPADNNIGWRVEFRPMEIQITDFENAAFSVFMVLITRVILSFDLNFYIPITKVDENMETAHKRDAVLQEKFWFRRNLFSSRPSRGSGSGTNTPRSGGGGSRANSRPPSPVGPVEDEYKLMTVNEVINGDEEGEFPGLIPLVESYLDSVNVDVATRCQLARYLDLIRKRANGELWTAARWIREFVKGHEGYRRDSVVSEEVNKDLVGKVIEIGEREARGEGFKGLGRGVEKLLGGF from the exons ATGGGTCTCTT GGCACTGGGAACGGCCTTGGATTGGCCAGAGGCGAAGACGAAGGCTCATCATGTCAGGGCCTGGGGCATCAAG CAATTGCTGGAGATATGGAATAaggccaaggtcaaggagagaGATGCCATGCTTTGGGGTGACGAG GTCGAGTACCTTGTCGTGACATATTCCAAAGATGACCCCAAGGTTTTGCTCTCTTTGAGGCAGGCTGATATCCTCGCTGCTCTGGCTGGAGACAAGGATCTGGCCAAGGAGGTTACGCCCCCTGCCTCCCCCGGTGGGACGAAACCAAA GGACAAGTATCCATCCCCAGTCTTCCATCCCGAATTCGGCAGATTTATGCTCGAAGCGACCCCTGGTAAGCCATGGGGCATCGACTTCAAGGAGCTTTTGCATGTTGAGCCTGATATGAAGTTGAG GCGAGCCATTGCCAAGGATCACATGTTGCCTAATGAGTACCCAATCACCTTGACAACCTTCCCCAGGATAGGTAGCCCTGGCGTTTTCACTGAACCCCATTATCCAGTCTCGGGACCCAAACTGAGGTCACAATTTGTCCCCGATGAAATCGCCAATCCTCACATTCGTTTCCCAACGCTCGCTGCCAACATCCGATCCCGGCGTGGCCGCAAAGTACAGGTCAACGTACCTGTGTTCAGAGATGAGAACACGCCATGGCCGTGGAAGGACCCAACTGTCAACTACGACCTTCACAACTGGcccgaagacgacgacgtcCGGAATGGCGCCGCGCCAGACAACTTTATTCACATGGATGCCATGGCGTTCGGCATGGGCTCTTGCTGTCTTCAGATCACCTTCCAAGCAAAGAACATCACCGAGGGTAGAAAGATGTACGACCAGCTCTCACCCCTCGGCCCCATCCTCCTGGCGCTGACGGCTGCCACACCAATCTACAAGGGTTTCCTCGCCGATACCGATGTGAGGTGGAATCAGATCAGCAAAGCTGTTGATGATCGCACTGCCGAAGAATTAGGCGAGAAGCCTCTACAAAACGACCGCTGGCGTATTCCCAAGTCGAGATATGCCTCCAACTCGACCTACATCTCCGAAGACCCCAGGCTGAGGGAAGAATACCTCGACCCCAACCTAGTCATCGACCCCGAAATCAAGCAGCAGCTCCTCGATGGCGGCATGGACGACCGCCTCGCCACCCACTTCGCTCACCTCTTCATCCGCGaccccatcgtcatcttcaacgAAGACCTGGAAGTCCTCGACCTCTCCAAGACGGACCACTTTGAGAACATTCAAAGCACCAACTGGCAGCACATGCGCTTCAAGCCTCCCCCAGCAGATAACAACATCGGCTGGAGGGTAGAGTTCCGCCCAATGGAGATTCAAATTACCGATTTCGAAAACGCGGCGTTTTCGGTCTTTATGGTCCTCATCACGAGGGTGATTTTGTCGTTTGACCTCAATTTCtacatccccatcaccaaagtCGACGAAAACATGGAGACCGCCCACAAGCGGGATGCTGTCCTTCAGGAGAAGTTTTGGTTTAGGCGtaacctcttctcctcccggCCGTCGAGGGGCTCAGGCTCaggcaccaacaccccccgctctggtggcggtggcagcAGGGCCAACTCGCGCCCTCCGTCGCCTGTTGGTCCGGTGGAGGACGAGTACAAGCTCATGACTGTCAACGAGGTCATCaatggcgacgaggagggggagtttcCGGGTTTGATCCCGCTTGTGGAGAGTTATCTGGACTCGGTCAATGTAGACGTGGCGACCAGGTGTCAGTTGGCGAGGTATTTGGACTTGATCAGGAAGAGGGCGAATGGGGAGTTGTGGACGGCGGCGAGGTGGATTAGGGAGTTTGTCAAGGGGCACGAGGGGTACAGGAGGGATAGTGTGGTTAGTGAGGAGGTGAACAAGGATTTGGTGGGCAAGGTGATTGAGATtggagagagggaggcgaggggggaggggtttaAAGGGCTGGGTAGGGGGGTTGAGAAACTGCTGGGGGGGTTTTAG